TAGCGGTGTATCTTATGTTTCAACCGGTGGCGGCGCATTGCTCGAAGCAATCGAAGGAAAAGTTCTTCCGGGTATCGCTGCTATTCAAGAATAATAGAACTAGATAATTAGTTAATTTTTTAAATAGTTAATAATAAGAGGGCAGTTCTTTGTGAAAAGAGTTGCCCTTATTCATAAAAACGAGGTATGAAAAGACCGATACTACTTTTTTGGTTCATCCTTTTCTTCCTTTACTCCTGTCAGAGTAAAAAAGGAGACAGCTCTTTTTTACCTCTAACCGAACTGCAACCACTCACCCTGGGCATGATGCCTACACTGGACGGACTCCCTTTCCACATAGCTAAAACACAAGGTATCTACGATTCATTAGGATTGGACCTGAGCATTCTTTCATTCAACTCCGCCAACGATCGCGACGCCACTTTCCTGATTAGGAAAATGGATGGCATGATTACCGACTATCCCAGCGCAATAGTGCTGCAAGCTATCCATCATGCTGATTTAGGATTTATCTTGAAAAATAATGGTTACTTCTGCTTCATTGTCTCTAAAGAAAGTAATATCAACCAACTGGAACAACTCAAGGAAAAAAATATCGCTGTGTCACGCAACACAGTTATTGAATATGCTACTGACCAGTTATTAAGCAAAGCCGGAATCAGTCTTTCGGAAATGAATATGCCGGAAATCGGTCAGCTTCCTCTCCGCCTGCAAATGTTGCAGTACAATCAGATCGACGCCTCTTTCCTGCCCGACCCTGCCGCATCTATCGCCATGAACAGCAAACATCGTTCATTGGTGAGCACACAAGAACTGGGCATTGATTTTACGGCTACCGCTTTTTCACGAAAAGCGCTCAACGAAAAAAGAAAAGAAATCGAACTACTCATCACAGGCTATAATCTGGGAGTAGATTATATAAAAATGCATCCACAAAAGGAATGGGAGCAAGTGCTGATTGAAATAGGTGTACCGGAAAATCTGACAGGACTTGTCGCCCTCCCCAATTATCAAAAAGCAAAACGCCCTTCAGCTGAAGGGATAGATAAAGCTATACAGTGGTTGAAAGAAAACCACCGAATCCCCGAGACCTACGCTGAAAAGAATCTGATTGACACAACGTATATCCCCACAATATCAACCAAAATCAAATAACAACTAACTCATGCGAAAAACACTACTCCAATTCTTAACCTTTGTTTTATGCATTACAGGTATGCAAAATCCGCTCCTGGCACAGGAGCAGACACCATTAAATCAAGTTGTCAACACACTGAAAGAACGGATTAGCCTCTCCGGATATGCCCAATTGGGATATACTTATGACGATGCAGCGAATCCGGATAATACATTCGACATCAAACGAATCATTTTCATGGCACACGGAAAGATTACCAAACGGTGGACTTGTGATTTTATGTATGACTTCTACAATGGGGGCATGTTACTCGAAGTGTATACCGATTATCAGTTTCTCCCCGGACTTACGGCACGTATCGGTGAATTCAAGGTTCCTTATACCATAGAAAATGAATTATCTCCTACCACAGTAGAACTCATTAATTGTTATTCGCAGTCTGTTTGTTACCTGGCAGGAGTAAGCGGCAGCGATAAGTGTTACGGAATGACGTCCGGACGGGATATCGGTATGATGCTTCACGGGAAATTATTTCGTGACTTCCTGCAATATAAGGTGGCTGTAATGAATGGACAAGGATTGAACACCAAAGACAAAAACAGTCAAAAAGATGTGGTCGGTAACTTGATGGTTAATCCGCTGAAATGGTTATCCGTGGGTGGTTCGTTTATCCGCGGAACAGGACATGCCATAGCAGATTCGGAATATACCGGAATCAAAGCTGGAGAAAATTACGCCAAGAAACGTTGGAGTGCAGGAGGGGTTGTCACCACTTCCACCTTTAATCTGCGTACGGAATATCTCGGCGGAAAAGACAGGAATGTGAAAAGTGAAGGTTTCTATGCAACAGGCAGCGTACGCTTCGCCCGGAATTTCGATTTCATCGCTTCTTATGACTATTTCAACCCGAATAAAGCTGCCGACTTCAAACAGAATAATTATATTGCAGGCGTACAGTACTGGTTTTATCCCAGATGCCGCTTACAAGCACAATATACTTTTTGCGACAAGCAAGGAGACGGACAAAAAGACTCCAATCTGATACAGGCACAAGTGCAGGTAAGATTTTAATTTAACGAAGAATCTTATATTATCAGGCACGGATTACATAAACCAATTAATAACAGAAACCAAGAAATCATGGAACACAAAATCGCCGAAACCAACGCCCGAATAGACGTGGCCGACGTATTAAGAGGATTAGCAGTAATGGGAATTATTCTCTTACACAGTATTGAACACTTTAATTTCTACTCCTTCCCGGAAGAAGTACCTTTTGAATGGATGAAATTTACCGATCAGGCTATTTGGAGAGGATTATTCTTCACATTCAGTAACAAAGCATACGCTGTGTTTGCCCTGCTCTTCGGTTTCAGTTTCTATATTCAAGACAACAACCAACAACGGAGAGGGAAAGATTTCCGCTTGCGATTTTTATGGAGATTATTCATTCTCTTCATTATAGGACAGTTCAATGCCGCCTTCTTTACCGGTGAAATATTGACCATGTATGCGATTTTAGGAATTATCCTTCCGATATTCTGCCGGATGAGTGACCGCACGGTTGTCATCTTCGCTACTTTACTAATTTTACAACCTATCGATTGGGGGAAATTGATTTATGCTTTGTGTAATCCTGACTATGTGGCAGGAAAAAGTTTGGCAGGTTATTATTTCAGCATTGCTTTCGACGTGCAAAAGAATGGAACGTTCCTCGAAACAGTCCGCATGAATATGTGGGAAGGACAACTGGCCAATATGACCTGGGCACTGGAACATGGACGTATCTTACAGACACCGGGATTATTCTTATTCGGAATGCTTGTCGGTCGCCGCAAATATTTCCTGTACAGCGAACAGAACGAACGCCTGTGGCTAAAGGCATTGGCCGTTTCACTTCTCTGCTTCTTCCCCATCTACGGATTGAACAATATGTTGCCGGAATTCATCGAACGAAGTGCCGTCCTTGTTCCCCTCCAATTGATTTTAAGTTCATTCAGCAGCCTTAGCTTCATGGTATTGCTGGTAACAGGATTACTGCTGACTTTCTACCGCGTAAAGGACCGCAGCTTCTTTATGCGTTTCACATCTTATGGTAAAATGAGTTTAACAAACTATCTCGGACAATCTATTTTCGGTTCTCTTTTGTTCTATCATTGGGGATTCGAACTTGGAAGATATTTAGGAATCACTTACAGTTTCCTTTTTGGCATCCTTTTTGTTATATTACAAATGGTATTCTGTTCGTGGTGGCTCCGGCACCATAAACACGGTCCTTTTGAGGGTCTCTGGAAACGTTTGACCTGGATTGGAAAAAATAAATAATAAAATAATGATGAACGAAAAAACGATTAATGAACAATACGCATATATACGTACTTTACTTGAAGAGAAAAGACTCAAAGAGGCCCTAATGCAGTTGGAATCTTTGCTGTGGCAGTGTCCCGACTGGGATTTGCGCACTCGCCTGGAACAATTGCAGACCTCTTACAAATATATGCTGGAATACATGAAACAGGGAGCAAACGACCCTGAACGGTGGAATCTGTATCAGAAAATGGTAGCAGACACCTGGGGAATTGCCGACCAATCACGTCTGCTCATGTTGGATAATGCTTCATCAAGATACTATCATGAAGTACGCCGCACTCCCGTATCGGCGGACTTGGCTAACTATGGTATAAAAACAATATTACACATGCTGGAGTCATTTAATGACGACTTGGCAGTCAGCGGATTACTGTCTGACGAAAAGATGGATGAAGTATTAAAGCGGCATGAAGATACGCTCAAGTTTATGTTTATAAGAACATGGACAAACAGCGCATGGACTCCCGAAGACGAGGAAGACGCAAAAGCCATGCTTACCTCGGAATTACTTCCGGGAGATGACTTATGCTTATTTGTCAGTGCCCTTACATTGAGCTTGATGGAATGTTTCGACTTACGAAAAATAGTGTGGCTGCTCAATGCTTACGAACACCCTAACGTCAACATCAGCCAACGGGCATTGGTAGGTACAATGATTATTTTCCACATCTACAGAAACCGTCTTCCTTTTTATCCGGAACTCATCAAAAGGGTAGATCTGATGGAGGAAATACCTTCATTCAGAGAAGACGTCGCACGTATATACCGCCAAATGCTATTATGTCAGGAAACGGAAAAGATTGATAAAAAGATGAGGGAAGAGATTATTCCTGAAATGCTGAAGAATGTCTCCTCCATGAAAAATATGCGGTTCGGTTTTGAAGAAAACGATGAAGAAAACAATGATATGAACCCGGATTGGGAAGATGCATTCGAGAAGTCCGGTCTGGGGGATAAATTGCGTGAAATGAACGAACTGCAGCTAGAGGGCGCAGATGTGTATATGAGTACTTTTGCCGCATTGAAAAATTATCCGTTCTTCCGCGAGGTACATAACTGGTTTTATCCATTCAGCAAACAACAGTCCAATGTGCACAAAGCAATGAAGCAAGCGGGAAATCAGGGAGGCAGTCTGTTGGACTTAATTCTTCAATCGGGATTTTTCAGCAACAGCGATAAGTACTCGCTCTTTTTCACGATTCATCAATTGCCACAGTCGCAACAGGATATGATGTTGAGTCAGCTGAACGAACAGCAGGTGGCAGAATTGGCAGAGAAATCGAATGTTGAAACAATGAAGAGATTCAATGAACGTCCGGGAACGGTCAGCAACCAATACCTGCACGACTTGTACCGTTTCTTCAAACTTAGTGTACGCAAGAGTGAGTTCAGAGATATTTTTAAAGAGAAACTCGATCTTCATCACGTTCCTGCACTTGACAATATATTGTGTTGGAAAGATGTATTGTTCCCCATTGCCGATTTTTATCTGTCAAAAGAACGTTGGGACGAGGCTACCGAAATTTATGAAGAACTGGAGTATATCGGAGGATTCAAAGGAGAAAGTGCGGAATGTTATCAGAAGTTTGGCTATGCATTACAGAAAAGAAAGAAATATGCAGAAGCTATTCAGGCTTATCTGAAAGCAGACACGCTGAAGCCGGATAATATCTGGAACAATCGCCACCTGGCTATTTGTTACCGGCTAAACAGAAACTATCAGGCTGCACTCACTTATTATAAAAAGGTAGAAGAAGCTGCTCCGGAAGATACCAATGTGACTTTCTATATCGGTAGTTGCCTGACTGAATTGGGACAATATGAGGAAGCTCTGAATTATTTCTTCAAGTTGGATTTCATCGAGAACAATTGTATAAAGGCATGGCGCGGCATCGGTTGGTGCTCGTTCATCAACCAGAAATATGAACAGGCGATGAAATATTATGAAAAGATCATTGGACAAAAGCCGCTGGCTATTGATTATATGAACGCAGGACATGTGGCCTGGGTAATGGGAGATATTCAGAAAGCTGCCGTTTTCTACGGAAAAGCCATTACGGCTAGTGGAAACCGGGAAAGATTCCTGGAGATGTTCCATAAAGATAAAGACTCTCTTCTCATACAAGGGATTCGGGAAGAAGACATTCCTCTGATGCTGGATTTATTATAGTCTCCCGCATCTTTCAATTTGGGATATTCAGTAAATATCCCTGCTTAAGAATACAGAAAAAGGCTGCCTCAAAATAGAAAATGAGGCAGCCTTCTCATATTATTGGGTTGAGTAGAGATGAGATAGTCAGATAGATTCACGAGCCCTACTATAACTTTTTCAACTCTCCATACAACTTCTGTATGGGAAGTCCCATAATATTATAGAAGCTACCTGAAATTGATTTCACTCCGATATACCCGATCCATTCCTGAACGCCATAGGCTCCTGCCTTATCCATCGGCAGATAGCGATCGACATAATACAGGATTTCATCTTCTGACAAGACATCAAACAATACTTCGGAGGAAGCAGTAAAGCTTTTTTGCCATTCGGTGGTAGCCAGGCAAACACCTGTGAAAACCTGATGAGACTTTCCCGAAAGAGCACGAAGCATTTCAATGGCTCCTTCCCTGCCCTCCGGTTTTCCAAGTACTTTTCCATCCAGCCAGACTATGGTATCTGCTGTAATCAATAATTCTCCCGGCTCCATCATGGTACGATAGGCATCCGCCTTTTCACGAGCAATATATTCGGGTATTTCAGCACCAACCAATGTATCCGGATACGACTCGTCTACATCCGGCAATGTTCTGACTACATAATCTACTCCCAAGCCTGACATCAGTTCTTTCCGACGGGGAGAATTGGAGGCTAATATAATCTGATATTTCTTTAAGTTATCAAGCATTATTTTATTTACAATTTGACGATTTACTATTTATGATTGAAAATACTTTTTATTGATGTTACCAGTTGATCTCACCAGCCGAAAGCATCTTCTGCCATCCATAGACCATGAGCTTTCAATACCTGCTCCACTACATCACGCCCGCAACCACGTCCGCCGTCTGCATAAGAAATATACTTTGCTACGGATTTCACTTCCGGCACGGCATCTTTCGGACAACATGGAAGTCCGCATTCACGCATCACTTCAATATCAGGAACATCATCTCCCATATAAAGAATTTCATCATCGGTCAATCCATATTTATCACGAAAATCACGATAATCGTGTATCTTGACGGCAGATCCCATATACAGATCCTTCACTCCCAGTCCTTCAAAACGGATACGCACTGCTTCTGTACGGCCACCGGTGATGATGGCTATGTGAAGTCCCTTTTTCACAGCCAACTGGATAGCGTACCCATCTTTGATATTCACGGTACGCATCGGTTCTCCGGAAGGATGCAGAGGTACAGTTGTCGAACTCAATACTCCGTCTACGTCAAAAGCTAAAGCCTTGATACGAGATAAATCATAGTTGATGGTGCTCATGGATACTTTTGCTCATTAGTTTATATATTTCCTGCAATGCCGGAGAATCTACCAACATGGCAAGATGATTGCTAATCACATTCTCATCATAACGGACAGCGGGTCCGGTCTGTGCATCATGCGGTGCCAGTTCGTGCACTTTACGTGCTGTTTCGTCTATCAGCGGAAGCATGACATCAAAAGGCAAGTTATACCTTTCAAGCAAATCAGCAGCTAATGCATACATGTGATTTGTGAAGTTACAGATAAAAACAGCTGCCAAATGAAGGCTTTTACGCTG
The Bacteroides luhongzhouii DNA segment above includes these coding regions:
- a CDS encoding ABC transporter substrate-binding protein, which translates into the protein MKRPILLFWFILFFLYSCQSKKGDSSFLPLTELQPLTLGMMPTLDGLPFHIAKTQGIYDSLGLDLSILSFNSANDRDATFLIRKMDGMITDYPSAIVLQAIHHADLGFILKNNGYFCFIVSKESNINQLEQLKEKNIAVSRNTVIEYATDQLLSKAGISLSEMNMPEIGQLPLRLQMLQYNQIDASFLPDPAASIAMNSKHRSLVSTQELGIDFTATAFSRKALNEKRKEIELLITGYNLGVDYIKMHPQKEWEQVLIEIGVPENLTGLVALPNYQKAKRPSAEGIDKAIQWLKENHRIPETYAEKNLIDTTYIPTISTKIK
- a CDS encoding porin — protein: MRKTLLQFLTFVLCITGMQNPLLAQEQTPLNQVVNTLKERISLSGYAQLGYTYDDAANPDNTFDIKRIIFMAHGKITKRWTCDFMYDFYNGGMLLEVYTDYQFLPGLTARIGEFKVPYTIENELSPTTVELINCYSQSVCYLAGVSGSDKCYGMTSGRDIGMMLHGKLFRDFLQYKVAVMNGQGLNTKDKNSQKDVVGNLMVNPLKWLSVGGSFIRGTGHAIADSEYTGIKAGENYAKKRWSAGGVVTTSTFNLRTEYLGGKDRNVKSEGFYATGSVRFARNFDFIASYDYFNPNKAADFKQNNYIAGVQYWFYPRCRLQAQYTFCDKQGDGQKDSNLIQAQVQVRF
- a CDS encoding DUF418 domain-containing protein; this translates as MEHKIAETNARIDVADVLRGLAVMGIILLHSIEHFNFYSFPEEVPFEWMKFTDQAIWRGLFFTFSNKAYAVFALLFGFSFYIQDNNQQRRGKDFRLRFLWRLFILFIIGQFNAAFFTGEILTMYAILGIILPIFCRMSDRTVVIFATLLILQPIDWGKLIYALCNPDYVAGKSLAGYYFSIAFDVQKNGTFLETVRMNMWEGQLANMTWALEHGRILQTPGLFLFGMLVGRRKYFLYSEQNERLWLKALAVSLLCFFPIYGLNNMLPEFIERSAVLVPLQLILSSFSSLSFMVLLVTGLLLTFYRVKDRSFFMRFTSYGKMSLTNYLGQSIFGSLLFYHWGFELGRYLGITYSFLFGILFVILQMVFCSWWLRHHKHGPFEGLWKRLTWIGKNK
- a CDS encoding tetratricopeptide repeat protein — encoded protein: MMNEKTINEQYAYIRTLLEEKRLKEALMQLESLLWQCPDWDLRTRLEQLQTSYKYMLEYMKQGANDPERWNLYQKMVADTWGIADQSRLLMLDNASSRYYHEVRRTPVSADLANYGIKTILHMLESFNDDLAVSGLLSDEKMDEVLKRHEDTLKFMFIRTWTNSAWTPEDEEDAKAMLTSELLPGDDLCLFVSALTLSLMECFDLRKIVWLLNAYEHPNVNISQRALVGTMIIFHIYRNRLPFYPELIKRVDLMEEIPSFREDVARIYRQMLLCQETEKIDKKMREEIIPEMLKNVSSMKNMRFGFEENDEENNDMNPDWEDAFEKSGLGDKLREMNELQLEGADVYMSTFAALKNYPFFREVHNWFYPFSKQQSNVHKAMKQAGNQGGSLLDLILQSGFFSNSDKYSLFFTIHQLPQSQQDMMLSQLNEQQVAELAEKSNVETMKRFNERPGTVSNQYLHDLYRFFKLSVRKSEFRDIFKEKLDLHHVPALDNILCWKDVLFPIADFYLSKERWDEATEIYEELEYIGGFKGESAECYQKFGYALQKRKKYAEAIQAYLKADTLKPDNIWNNRHLAICYRLNRNYQAALTYYKKVEEAAPEDTNVTFYIGSCLTELGQYEEALNYFFKLDFIENNCIKAWRGIGWCSFINQKYEQAMKYYEKIIGQKPLAIDYMNAGHVAWVMGDIQKAAVFYGKAITASGNRERFLEMFHKDKDSLLIQGIREEDIPLMLDLL
- a CDS encoding Maf-like protein, translated to MLDNLKKYQIILASNSPRRKELMSGLGVDYVVRTLPDVDESYPDTLVGAEIPEYIAREKADAYRTMMEPGELLITADTIVWLDGKVLGKPEGREGAIEMLRALSGKSHQVFTGVCLATTEWQKSFTASSEVLFDVLSEDEILYYVDRYLPMDKAGAYGVQEWIGYIGVKSISGSFYNIMGLPIQKLYGELKKL
- a CDS encoding KdsC family phosphatase, yielding MSTINYDLSRIKALAFDVDGVLSSTTVPLHPSGEPMRTVNIKDGYAIQLAVKKGLHIAIITGGRTEAVRIRFEGLGVKDLYMGSAVKIHDYRDFRDKYGLTDDEILYMGDDVPDIEVMRECGLPCCPKDAVPEVKSVAKYISYADGGRGCGRDVVEQVLKAHGLWMAEDAFGW